Within Vidua macroura isolate BioBank_ID:100142 chromosome 11, ASM2450914v1, whole genome shotgun sequence, the genomic segment tctctctctctgaggaCACCCTCCCCGGCGCTAAGGTGCCATGAAAGCCAAAAACAACTTGAGTGTGCCAGGGGTGGCAGGGTGGGCGGCAGCAGCCCAGGACCTATGGGGCAATTCTGTCCTTGACCGGGTGAAGGCCATGGAAGGGCCTGGACCATCAGCATTTTAAACTATATGTGGAACACCCTGGGCCAAACTGTACAGGATGTGTATTTGTAGCTGTCTTAGCAGCTTCTGACAAATGTCAGGCTCTAGCACAACTTGAAAGACAGGGAGCAGTTGTGAGCGACACTGGGGAAGGCACGTGTGCTGCTGCGGGCAGGAACTAGCATTTGGGCTACTCCAGCTGCTGTAGattattttacaatattttctgAGTAACAAGGATTGTTAGTTCTCTATGGGACAAAGTGACTTAAAGtctggggtggggacagggacacaatGTGAAAAGTGCAATATAAAAAGCTGCTCAGGAGCTGGAAGGGGAAGGCAGAGTGGCCTCTGCAgcttccttcccttccagacAGAGCTTCCTCTGCATAGTCTGGTAGTGATGAGCGCTCATTGCCGTGAATGCACAGCCCAGAGACgggctttgctctgctgtgcagctAACCCGAGGCATGTTCCATGGGACGGGACAGATGGCTACAGACACCCATTATTGCATCCCACGGACTCCTGCTACAGAGTGTGAGCTGGATAAGATTAGGGCCTCCTCCAGGCAGGACAGACCACAGCTCTGCTACCCTAGACAATAGCAGCAGGAACGTAGTATATTTCTCTGAGAAGTCTGTCACATCTCTGCCAGCAGAAAAGCCCAGGTAACCATCCCACTCTGCAATGTCTTCCTGGCTTtatctcctcctttccctgtaAACccgaggaaaaaaaagccttctcCATGGGCTCATTCACAGCCTTTCtcactgcagcagagcctgtcTCACACACTCTCTGTCCCACGCACTCCCTGTCCCAGGAGAGCCTCAGTGCTCAGCACAACCACCACTATGGTGCTAAGCCATACAGCCCTGTCCAGTAAGGACAGGTTCCTGTGATACCAGtactgctgagctgggctggagagTTGCCAGTGGCCCCCTCCTGCTCACCCTTTGGGGCAAACAGCCAGACACAGATTCTTCATCTCAGTCCCCTGTCATGAGCTGTGTGCTTCAAACCACTGCTtccagggaagagctggcagCTGAAACACACACAGCAGCGGGACTGACAGGAGTCTGGATAAAAGCACCAAGGTCCAGTTCACCATGGCCTGTTCCACAGAGCTCAGGACTGCACCCAACAGAGGTGCAGCAAGCCAAAGTCCAGGTCAGCAGCCAGGTAAACAACAGGGCAAGCACCTTCACAGCCCTTCACCTGCCTACAGTACAAAGCTATTTAAGTCACACAGCACCTTGCCTCATTTGTCAGTACTGCCCATTCAGACCACTGCACAGTGCAGCTGAGATCGAGGAGTTACAGTAACACACATGGTGTTAAGGCAAGCTCTCCAAACCCTCACTCTAAGACAGACTTCGGGGTTCAAAGACACTCAAGGGGCTCTGCACCATCAGTTGCTCAGACACTGCCTCTATGGTGTAACCAGCCCTTCTACATTCACATGCCATATGTATGCTAGATCCCTTTCTCAAGTGCCTGTCACAGCCCTGAATTCCTCTGCATGCACCGTGCATAGAACAGGCATGAGAACCCAGGcttctctgcctcctgcctttGGCCACAGACACCTCAGATATCCTGAGCATTAAGTACTAATTACCAACATTAATGGAGAGTTTTACATAGGAGAGTCCAGTCAGTAGGAGCAGTGACACCCCCAGGTGGTGATGGGGCCCAGGAAGACACTTCACTGACAAACAGGGTTGTGAAAACAGCTTCTGTTCCTACAGCTGCTGCGCCTGAGGAGGCAGAATCTTCACACAACAGCATCACTGTGACTTCACACATTGCAAATGCAGCTGATGAAACCAGAAGTAGTGTGTCATTTGGGAGCAGCTACACATGATACAGGCAGCATCCTCATTCTGGAGAACCCTGTGAGGCACAAACACTGAGGGCATGATTAGCACATATCTCATCTAAGGCCTGTCCTGGTGCAGACATTTTAAAGGCAACAGAAATGGCTAGCAATGTGCTAAGAAAACAGGACTGAGGCCAGGATGGAAGGGACATTCTGGAGACTAACTTGCCTAATACACAGGCAGAGCGTGCATTCATTGCGCAGTCAGCAGAAGCCAACCAGTTACAGGACACACTCCTGGGGAGTGCAGAACAGCCCTGAGACAGCACCACTGCAAGGAGAGGTGCTGACACACACCATTCTGTGACAGAGAGGAGTGGCACCCCAAGAGTCAGGCACACTAGACAAATTTCAGGCAGATGAGAGCAGGGAGATAGGAACAGCATACTGAACATTAGGACTCTGCACACTAAGAAAGCCCCCTCCAAAGCCTGGTCCTAGCACAGAGATGGGCACCTGAACACAAGGAATACTCAATCCAGGTTAAGTCAGTGAAAACTGTTTTCTCACCAGAACAGTGACTATTTATCCTAGCTGAGCCATGGTGTCATAACACACCATCAGAGAGGGCAGATTAGTGTAACTACAGGAGACTTCACTCAATAGAGTGTTACCACCACAATCAGCTGTTCATACACAACTGTATTAAATCTCGCCATGAAAAAGACTATTCTTGATTTGACCACATTGTTCTACAGAGGAACTGTGAAGTGAAGCATCAGAAAAACTAACacaaaatgaccccaaaatgcCCTGTGACACTTTGATATTTTTAGAGTCCGTACATTAGTCATAGAATTGTACTTAGCACAAACTTTGTACCTTGCCTGCATATGTACAAACACTTGTCTCTTGTCTAGAGCTTATCCAGGAAACTGCCTGCAGGGAAGAATTAGCcatctgaaacattttttctcaCTTAATTACAAAATAGCATTGGTCTTCTCACAGAAGAAGAATGTTTTCACCCTTCTCTAGAGAATGCTGAATGTATTTTgctccagattaaaaaaaaaaaaaaacaaaacaaaaaaaaaaaaaaccaaaccaataaaatatccaaaaccaaaattcaaccaaacaaaaaagtccAACCCCATTAATCCCTAGGTTAAGTCTCTGCAAAAGCTATAAGcccaggaggtttttttttgaaagttagTAACATGGGAAGAAAGATGTGATTTGGTGGCAGAACAACTAAGTAGAGTTTATAGGAGGAAACAACGTCTCCCATCCCAACTTGTGTCCCATCTCAAGTGCTCAAGTTCCCTATTCACCTGCACCCAAGCCCATCCTTTTGGTCCTTCCTCTTGAATTTCTGTGATTCATTCAAATCTGTACATTCTTTGCAAGAAGAAAGAGTAGTTGTATTCAGTGGAAGAGACATTAATCAGAACCACCAGAGAAGCACCTCCATCCTGCCCTTGAGAGCTCCATTGGTGAACGGTCCTTTTAAAGTGCATGTGTGAAGAAAGGGGATGCTGGGAGTAGAGCCCCCCAAACTCCAGTGGGGATTCATATCTCCCCATcatgagaaaggagaaataaaatcttcagcAATTTTATCTGCTACCTTAAGCCAAGTCTGCCCTCCTCATCTCCCTACCTGCCCCGAATGCTCggcccctgccctgcagggagtCAGTTATCCCAGGAGGTGGGAGAAAgccccagcctccagcagcctctggaatGCTCTCATCACACACTCATGACCACATCCCTACTTCCCACCCCAGCTAGCCTGTTGCTGCTCCCTGAGGCACTGGAGGCCTCCTGACTCCCCAAGAGGAACTGGTCAGCCATGGAACTGGAATGGAGCCATTCCTGCAAGGCAAAGAGCAGCCTTTGTTGGCGAGCCTCTGACAGTCTGTGCAATTCCTCCACCTGATGGTGAGGCTcacctgctgtggctgccctagCTCACACCTCTAAGGGATCATTTCCCTGCATTTGAACGCCCTTCAATAGACAGCTTGACCTCCTGGGGAATGAAAGAGGGACGGAGCAGAGAGGGCCGAGGCTCCTCTGCCTGCACGCTGTATCTTTGGAAGCCTGGGGCCAAACTGTACAGACTGCCAGCCTCTGGCTGAGAAGATTCTGCACGGGAGCTCTGGGCCGTGCTGGTTCTATCTGTGTGGCTCTTCCTTTCAACAGCTCTGTCAGATGGCTCTCTGGGCCCCTGAGCTGTTCGTTCCATTCTCTCCCTAGCAGATACCAGCTGATCTGTGAGAGGGGAGTTGGCCTGAGAAGCAGAGTTGCCATTCATGCTCTGTAAACTGATTGATATGCAGACATCCCCCACTTGCAGCCTGTGACAGGGCAAAGCAAAGAGCTGAGCAGTCCTcccggggctgcaggaggacCAGCCCTGGCCATACACAAAGAAGGGATGCTCCGGGGGCACATCAATGCTCACTTTACTTTGTTGCTCCCCAACCACAAAATGCAGTGTGACAAGCCCAGGCCACTGGCTTTCCTGAATATCCACCACAGTGCTGGAGTCGATCTTCAGGCCTCCACTCACCTCCGCACTGCGAACAAAGTCTTGAGTCTGCAGGTCCTCCACCCGCTTCAGCTCTCCTGTCGCCAGCTGGATGATGGCTCCTTTCATGAAGTGAGAGGGCAGTTGTGAGGAGCTGGGTGGCTGCAAGTGGGCCAGCTCCTTTTCAAGCACATATCCTCGAGCCTGGGCATCTGGGCTCTCCCTCAGCAGGGCTTCTGAAGTGGAAGACCTGACAGGCTCAGATCCAACAGGAACAAGTACTGGCTTGCCATTGGCTATCACCATTCCTTTGGCTAACTGTCTCTGTCTAACAGTCTCTTCGGGGGACGTTCCACATGGGCTCCGGGActggctgttcccagctgcagccctaTCTGTGGTGCTCCTCAGCATGTCTCCCTGCCCATCAGGGGTATTATGGCAAAGGTTTAAAGGGCTTGGGTCCTCTTTCCTCTGGGCTGCCAGAACATGATAATCCTGAGATGCCAACACCCCCACCACCCTCTGAACCTCCAGATCAGCGTCTGGGGTGCTCCTGTGAGTAGGCACAGAGATCTCTCTTCCCAGCATCTGGTAACCTGGAAGGAACTGTCCATCACTCATAGatcctgccacagcccctgggggCAGACAGTCCTcagctgcactgctggcagAGTCCACGGCCTCGCTGGGCCTCCTGGCCACACTTTGCTCCAGGGGCCTCTGCCCACCATTGGCCGCAGCCACCTCTGAGCTCAGCTGACTGTCTTGCTGAGGAGACGCTGGGTTCCCACCTGCTACAGGTGCCTCATAGGCTGAATAGCCTGGTGGGAGGCGAGACATCTGATAATAAACAGGAATTCTCCCCGGTGCCATGTCCACTGGTTGGGGCGCAGTGTGGTGCTGCATCTgcccaggagaggctgcagaggtggATTTGTTGAAGCTGTGGGTGGGAGAGGTAGTctggggggaaggagcagcttcTTCCGTGAACAGGGAGGCATATGGAACAAagtgggggacatggggggcaGTGAGGTTGGTGGAAGGAGACAGGAGAGGGCTAGGCATGAAGGCAGGAGGGACGGCATAGGGCACTGTGTAGTGGGAACCGATGAGCTGCAAGGAAGCCGAAGGGATCTGTGCATAGTGGATGGAGGGGAAGGGCACTGCCGGGTGCTGGATGATGGGCGAGGTCACGTTGAAGGCTGGGGGCAGGGGGCTCACGTTCACCACGGGGTGCAGGCCCGTGGGGGAGAAGGTGGCAGGCGGTGCTGCCACTTTGTAGAGCATCCCGTATTGGTCCACCGtcagccccgccgccgcctcggggGCCTCGCCAGGACCGTAGCGCGGTGTGGCGGGAGCCGGCCGAGCCGTGCGAGCCCACTCGGGGCCCTCGCCCGAGCCCTGGGCTCCCCCCGCCCGTCCCGCCTCGGTGCCAGTGTTGGCGGCGGCAAGTTCCCGCTTCTTGGGCGGGAGACACTCCTGGCTCCGCTCGTGGCCCGCTCTCATGGCGCCCCGCGGTGtcccggcagccccggccgcGACGCTGGTTCATGGGGGCACCCACTGGGGCTGCCACGCGCGGGCTCCTGGATCCgcgccgccggccgccgcctcacctgtgccaggaaCAGAGGGAGCCGTGAGTCCTAGCCTCGGGAACGGGGGGTGGCCCAAGCCCCGGCTCCGGGAACGGGCACGGCGACGGCCGCTGGCCCAGGGTCGGAACGCGAGGACGGAAGACGCCCGAGCCCGGTCGCCGCCCCCAACCCCGACCCCAAAAccccggccgcgctgccgcGCACCCCGCCCCGTCGCGTCCCGCGGGCCCGCCCGGTGCCCGCGGCTCACCCGCCATGGCCCGGACCGGCCCCGCGGGCCCGCCCGGTGCCCGGACCGGCTCCTCCCCACCCGTGGCGCACGGCGATGACGCGTCGCATGTCAATGACGCGCACGGCGAACGCCGGAACTGCTCAGGGGTCGTGACTCCGCCGCGCCCGGATGGCGTCACGGGGCACCCACAGCGTCGTTGCCGTGGCAACCAGCCGCGTCCGCCCGGGGCTCAGAGCCGCCCGGCCTGCGGGCCGTGCCCGGGGCCCGGCCGCCCCGCGCGAGTCACCTGGCGGCAGCGCCGCGCGGTTTTTGTTGGTCCCGCGCCCCAGACGGGCTCTCTCAGCGGTTGGCCGGCAGCGCGGGCCCAGCGGCAGCGTGGCCCGGCTCCCCTGCAGGCGCCTTCGGTCTGAACGTGCCCGTGCCCTGTCTCGCACCCCCGCAGTGTCCGGCCGGCCCCGTGCTGCTGACCGGGCTCCGCGGGGGTCAGTTCCTCGTCATTCGGTGATCGTTAATGTGGCATAAGGTCCTGGAAACGGGAACAGAATAGCTGCCTGGGGCGGGGGTGGCTCTGTAGCCCCTTCCAGAGCCGCCTCGTTTACTGCGGCACACTGCGTTCACGCCGTCGCCGCTGGACGTTTAAACAGTGCAAGATTCGGCGGGCTGGGAGCGGCTTGGCCCCTCCGGCCTCGGAACCCCTCGATCCCGGAACCGTGGACACGGGCGACGGgtcccgcccggccccgccgtggGGAGCGCGCGGTGCCGGGACCGCCCCGCGCGTGACGTCATCAGGGACTGCCACGGTGCAGACGCACCTTACCGTCTCATACCCACCTCACGTGTGATTCCGCCAAGAAAAGTAGTGCAAGCGGCATTTTCCGTCCCGCCACCGGCGGTGCTGCACCGCGCTCCCGCCATCCCCGTCCCGTTCCCGCCGAAGCTGGCGCGGCCGCGCTCCCACCCGCGGTCGGCAGAGCCTGCGGGGCCGCGGGGAGCGAGCCGGTGCCCGGATCCCTCCGCCTGCGGTATCGGTGCTtcggccgcgccgccgccattTTGAATGCCCGGCTCTGtccgccgctgctgctgcagggaccgGCCTGGTGAGTGGGACCGATTCGGGCCTCCGCTGCCCAGGCCGGGCCTCCCCTGACCTCCAGGTCCCGCCGCCTGGGGCCTCGCGACTCTTGGGGCTTCCGTCCGCCCCGAACTTCGCGGCTGGGCCTCGGCCGCTCTGTCCGCGAGGCCGCCCCCTGCCCTCTCGCCGCCTCTGTCGGCGCCGCTGTCTCTGCCCGGCGGTCCGACCCGCTTCAAACTCTCCCCTGCGCCCCGGGGCCTCCTGCTCGGGCGCCGGGAGCGGTCCGTGCCTGCCCTGGCCGTTCTTTGCCTGGAAGACGGCGGTGCGGCTCTGCCTCGGCCCCCGTTCCCGGAGCTCGGGGGCAGCGGAAGCGGGA encodes:
- the ATXN1L gene encoding ataxin-1-like, which encodes MRAGHERSQECLPPKKRELAAANTGTEAGRAGGAQGSGEGPEWARTARPAPATPRYGPGEAPEAAAGLTVDQYGMLYKVAAPPATFSPTGLHPVVNVSPLPPAFNVTSPIIQHPAVPFPSIHYAQIPSASLQLIGSHYTVPYAVPPAFMPSPLLSPSTNLTAPHVPHFVPYASLFTEEAAPSPQTTSPTHSFNKSTSAASPGQMQHHTAPQPVDMAPGRIPVYYQMSRLPPGYSAYEAPVAGGNPASPQQDSQLSSEVAAANGGQRPLEQSVARRPSEAVDSASSAAEDCLPPGAVAGSMSDGQFLPGYQMLGREISVPTHRSTPDADLEVQRVVGVLASQDYHVLAAQRKEDPSPLNLCHNTPDGQGDMLRSTTDRAAAGNSQSRSPCGTSPEETVRQRQLAKGMVIANGKPVLVPVGSEPVRSSTSEALLRESPDAQARGYVLEKELAHLQPPSSSQLPSHFMKGAIIQLATGELKRVEDLQTQDFVRSAEVSGGLKIDSSTVVDIQESQWPGLVTLHFVVGEQQSKVSIDVPPEHPFFVYGQGWSSCSPGRTAQLFALPCHRLQVGDVCISISLQSMNGNSASQANSPLTDQLVSARERMERTAQGPREPSDRAVERKSHTDRTSTAQSSRAESSQPEAGSLYSLAPGFQRYSVQAEEPRPSLLRPSFIPQEVKLSIEGRSNAGK